One window of the Paraburkholderia sp. PGU19 genome contains the following:
- the rplJ gene encoding 50S ribosomal protein L10, with amino-acid sequence MCQVHRIWRLTVPLNKESKQAVVAEVSAQVAKAQTVVLAEYRGITVGDLTKLRAKAREQQVYLRVLKNTLARRAVEGTPFAPLAEQMTGPLIYGISEDAIAAAKVVNDFSKSNEKLIIKAGSYEGKVMDKAGVQALANIPSREELLSKLLFVMQAPVSGFARALAALAEKKESEAA; translated from the coding sequence ATGTGCCAAGTGCATCGAATCTGGAGGTTAACCGTGCCACTTAACAAAGAAAGTAAGCAGGCCGTCGTAGCTGAGGTTTCCGCGCAAGTCGCGAAAGCTCAGACGGTGGTTCTGGCTGAGTATCGTGGGATCACGGTTGGCGATCTGACCAAGCTGCGCGCGAAAGCGCGCGAGCAACAGGTGTATCTGCGCGTGTTGAAGAACACGCTGGCGCGTCGCGCTGTCGAAGGTACCCCGTTTGCTCCGCTGGCTGAGCAGATGACTGGTCCGCTGATCTACGGCATCTCGGAAGATGCAATTGCTGCTGCGAAGGTCGTTAATGACTTCAGCAAGAGCAATGAAAAGTTGATCATCAAGGCCGGTTCCTACGAAGGCAAGGTGATGGACAAGGCAGGCGTGCAAGCGCTGGCCAACATCCCGAGCCGCGAGGAACTGCTCTCCAAGCTGTTGTTCGTTATGCAAGCTCCTGTTTCTGGCTTCGCGCGTGCTCTGGCCGCGCTGGCAGAAAAGAAGGAAAGCGAAGCTGCGTAA
- the nusG gene encoding transcription termination/antitermination protein NusG: MSDIPASPSGKRWYVVHAYSGMEKSVQRALQERIERAGMQDKFGQILVPTEEVVEVKGGHKSVTERRFFPGYVLVEMEMTDETWHLVKNTAKVTGFVGGARNRPSPISPREVEKIMSQMQEGVEKPRPKTLFEVGEMVRVKDGPFTDFNGSVEEVNYEKSRVRVSVTIFGRATPVELEFGQVEKL; encoded by the coding sequence ATGAGTGATATTCCGGCATCCCCGAGCGGAAAACGTTGGTACGTAGTGCACGCCTACTCCGGCATGGAGAAGAGCGTGCAACGTGCGCTTCAGGAGCGCATTGAACGTGCTGGCATGCAGGACAAGTTTGGTCAGATTCTCGTCCCGACGGAAGAGGTTGTCGAGGTGAAGGGCGGCCATAAGTCGGTGACCGAACGTCGTTTCTTTCCGGGCTATGTGCTCGTCGAAATGGAGATGACGGACGAGACGTGGCACCTCGTGAAAAACACGGCAAAGGTGACCGGTTTCGTGGGCGGTGCGCGCAATCGTCCCAGCCCGATTTCCCCACGGGAAGTCGAGAAGATCATGTCGCAGATGCAGGAAGGCGTTGAGAAGCCACGCCCGAAAACCCTGTTCGAAGTGGGCGAGATGGTTCGCGTAAAAGACGGTCCATTTACCGACTTCAACGGCAGCGTCGAGGAAGTGAACTACGAAAAGTCGCGAGTCCGTGTATCTGTGACAATTTTCGGTCGTGCGACGCCGGTCGAATTGGAATTCGGTCAGGTCGAAAAGCTGTAA
- the tuf gene encoding elongation factor Tu, protein MAKGKFERTKPHVNVGTIGHVDHGKTTLTAAITTVLTAKFGGEAKAYDQIDAAPEEKARGITINTAHVEYETANRHYAHVDCPGHADYVKNMITGAAQMDGAILVCSAADGPMPQTREHILLARQVGVPYIIVFLNKCDMVDDAELLELVEMEVRELLSKYDFPGDDTPIIKGSAKLALEGDKGELGEVAIMNLADALDTYIPTPERAVDGAFLMPVEDVFSISGRGTVVTGRVERGIVKVGEEIEIVGIKPTVKTTCTGVEMFRKLLDQGQAGDNVGILLRGTKREDVERGQVLAKPGSITPHTHFTAEVYVLSKDEGGRHTPFFNNYRPQFYFRTTDVTGSIELPKDKEMVMPGDNVSITVKLIAPIAMEEGLRFAIREGGRTVGAGVVAKIIE, encoded by the coding sequence ATGGCCAAAGGTAAGTTTGAGCGGACCAAGCCGCACGTGAACGTCGGCACGATCGGTCACGTTGACCACGGCAAGACCACGCTGACGGCAGCGATCACGACGGTGCTGACGGCAAAGTTCGGCGGTGAAGCAAAGGCGTACGACCAGATCGACGCAGCGCCGGAAGAAAAGGCGCGCGGCATCACGATCAACACGGCACACGTCGAGTACGAAACGGCTAACCGGCACTACGCACACGTCGACTGCCCGGGCCACGCTGACTATGTGAAGAACATGATCACGGGCGCAGCGCAGATGGACGGCGCGATCCTGGTGTGCTCGGCTGCTGACGGCCCGATGCCGCAAACGCGTGAGCACATCCTGCTGGCGCGTCAGGTCGGTGTGCCGTACATCATCGTGTTCCTGAACAAGTGTGACATGGTCGACGACGCCGAACTTCTCGAGCTGGTCGAAATGGAAGTGCGCGAACTCCTGTCGAAGTACGACTTCCCGGGCGACGACACGCCGATCATCAAGGGTTCGGCGAAGCTGGCGCTCGAAGGCGACAAGGGCGAGCTGGGCGAAGTGGCGATCATGAACCTGGCCGACGCACTGGACACGTACATCCCGACGCCGGAGCGCGCGGTTGACGGCGCGTTCCTGATGCCGGTGGAAGACGTGTTCTCGATCTCGGGTCGCGGCACGGTGGTGACGGGTCGCGTCGAGCGCGGCATCGTCAAGGTCGGCGAGGAAATCGAAATCGTCGGCATCAAGCCGACGGTGAAGACGACCTGCACGGGCGTGGAAATGTTCCGCAAGCTGCTCGACCAGGGTCAGGCAGGCGACAACGTCGGTATCCTGCTGCGCGGCACGAAGCGTGAAGACGTGGAGCGTGGCCAGGTGCTGGCCAAGCCGGGTTCGATCACGCCGCACACGCACTTCACGGCTGAAGTGTACGTGCTGAGCAAGGACGAAGGCGGCCGTCACACGCCGTTCTTCAACAACTACCGTCCGCAGTTCTACTTCCGTACGACGGACGTGACGGGCTCGATCGAGCTGCCGAAGGACAAGGAAATGGTGATGCCGGGCGACAACGTGTCGATCACGGTGAAGCTGATCGCGCCGATCGCGATGGAAGAAGGTCTGCGCTTCGCAATTCGCGAAGGTGGCCGTACCGTCGGCGCAGGTGTCGTCGCCAAGATCATCGAGTAA
- the rplL gene encoding 50S ribosomal protein L7/L12, producing the protein MAIAKEDILEAVSSMSVLELNELVKAFEEKFGVSAAAVAVAGPAGGGAAAAVEEQTEFTVNLTEVGANKVSVIKAVRELTGLGLKEAKDLVDGAPKPVKEAVPKAAAEEAKKKLEEAGAKAEIK; encoded by the coding sequence ATGGCAATCGCAAAAGAAGACATCCTCGAAGCCGTAAGCTCGATGTCGGTTTTGGAACTGAACGAACTGGTCAAGGCATTCGAAGAGAAGTTTGGCGTGTCGGCAGCTGCTGTCGCAGTGGCAGGCCCGGCAGGCGGCGGCGCTGCAGCCGCTGTTGAAGAGCAAACGGAATTCACGGTCAACCTGACGGAAGTCGGCGCGAACAAGGTTTCCGTTATTAAGGCAGTTCGTGAACTGACGGGCCTTGGCCTGAAGGAAGCGAAGGACTTGGTCGACGGTGCACCGAAGCCTGTTAAGGAAGCGGTACCGAAGGCTGCTGCTGAAGAAGCCAAGAAGAAGCTGGAAGAAGCCGGCGCGAAAGCTGAAATCAAGTAA
- the secE gene encoding preprotein translocase subunit SecE — protein sequence MANPSVETVNTSSDKLMLVAGVLLVLAGFVGFFWLNGQEWYVRGAALAVGLIAGVAVGLLSAPGKGFIAFAKDSYKEVRKVVWPTRKEASQTTLVVFGFVLIMAVFLWICDKSIEWTIFSAILGWK from the coding sequence ATGGCGAATCCTTCCGTCGAAACTGTTAATACTTCCAGCGACAAGCTGATGCTCGTCGCCGGCGTATTGTTGGTCTTGGCCGGGTTCGTGGGGTTCTTCTGGCTGAATGGCCAAGAGTGGTACGTCCGCGGAGCAGCTCTGGCTGTCGGACTGATCGCAGGCGTCGCAGTCGGTCTTCTCTCAGCGCCCGGCAAAGGTTTTATCGCGTTCGCCAAAGATTCGTACAAAGAAGTCCGTAAGGTTGTCTGGCCGACCCGCAAGGAAGCAAGTCAAACGACTTTGGTGGTTTTCGGGTTTGTACTGATCATGGCGGTGTTCCTCTGGATTTGTGATAAATCCATCGAGTGGACAATTTTCTCGGCGATTCTGGGTTGGAAATGA
- the rplA gene encoding 50S ribosomal protein L1, which translates to MAKLSKRLQAFANKVDRQKLYAIDEALSLVKECASAKFDESIDVAVQLGIDAKKSDQVVRGSVVLPAGTGKSVRVAVFAQGEKAEQARAAGAEIVGMEDLAEQVKAGNLNFDVVIASPDTMRVVGTLGQILGPRGLMPNPKVGTVTPDVATAVKNAKAGQVQFRVDKAGIIHATIGRASFEPTALRSNLSALVEALQKAKPATSKGVYLRKIALSSTMGVGVRVDQATLAAQ; encoded by the coding sequence ATGGCTAAGCTTTCGAAGCGTCTGCAAGCATTTGCAAACAAGGTTGATCGTCAAAAGCTGTACGCGATCGATGAGGCTCTGTCGCTCGTGAAGGAATGCGCAAGCGCGAAGTTCGACGAGTCGATCGACGTCGCAGTGCAACTCGGCATCGACGCGAAGAAGTCGGATCAGGTAGTTCGTGGTTCGGTCGTTCTGCCGGCTGGTACCGGTAAGTCGGTTCGTGTTGCTGTGTTCGCCCAAGGTGAAAAGGCCGAGCAGGCCCGTGCAGCTGGCGCTGAAATCGTCGGTATGGAAGACCTGGCTGAGCAAGTCAAGGCTGGTAACCTGAATTTCGACGTCGTGATCGCTTCGCCGGACACGATGCGTGTCGTCGGTACGCTGGGTCAGATCCTCGGCCCGCGCGGCCTGATGCCGAATCCGAAGGTCGGCACGGTCACGCCGGACGTCGCGACGGCAGTCAAGAACGCAAAGGCCGGTCAGGTTCAGTTCCGTGTCGACAAGGCCGGTATCATCCACGCAACCATCGGTCGCGCATCGTTCGAACCGACGGCTCTGCGTTCGAACCTGAGCGCGCTGGTCGAAGCGCTGCAAAAGGCGAAGCCGGCAACGAGCAAGGGCGTGTACCTTCGCAAGATCGCACTGTCGAGCACCATGGGTGTTGGCGTGCGTGTCGATCAGGCTACGCTGGCAGCGCAGTAA
- the rplK gene encoding 50S ribosomal protein L11 — MAKKIIGFIKLQIPAGKANPSPPVGPALGQRGLNIMEFCKAFNAQTQAMEPGLPIPVVITAFADKSFTFVLKTPPATVLIKKAAKLDKGSSKPHTDKVGKITRAQAEEIAKTKMPDLTAADLDAAVRTIAGSARSMGITVEGV, encoded by the coding sequence ATGGCAAAGAAAATCATCGGCTTTATCAAGCTGCAGATTCCTGCAGGTAAAGCCAATCCGTCGCCGCCGGTTGGCCCGGCACTGGGTCAGCGCGGCCTGAACATCATGGAGTTCTGCAAGGCGTTCAATGCGCAGACTCAAGCGATGGAGCCGGGTCTGCCGATTCCGGTTGTCATCACCGCGTTCGCCGACAAGAGCTTCACGTTCGTTCTGAAGACGCCGCCGGCTACGGTCCTGATCAAGAAGGCTGCGAAGCTCGACAAGGGTTCGAGCAAGCCGCACACCGACAAAGTCGGTAAGATTACGCGCGCTCAAGCTGAAGAAATCGCCAAGACCAAGATGCCGGATCTTACGGCAGCTGATCTGGACGCAGCGGTTCGTACGATCGCTGGTAGCGCCCGCTCGATGGGCATCACCGTGGAGGGCGTGTAA